The Stenotrophomonas sp. NA06056 genome segment GCGCTGCGCGTGGCCAAGCTGTACCAGTACCGCAACGACGTGCGCGCACTGGACTGGTACGCGCGCGCCGCTGCCACAACGCCGCGCACCCATCGCACCACCAGTGCCGAGGAACAGCTTGGCAGAATCCTGGAACGCGGCCGGCTGGACAGCGGTGATACCCCGCAGAAGCCCGACGCGGTGGTGCTCAAACCCTCCGCGCGCAAGGCCTACCGCTGGTACCACCGCGCTGCCTATCACGGCTCGCCGTATGCGATGAGCGATCTGGAAACATGGTACGAGCGACGTGGCGACATGGAGGGCGCACTGCGTTGGCGCCTGCGCCGCGCGGTCTACCTGCGCCAGCTGTACAAGCTGCAGCCCTTGCGTGATGCCACCAGCGGGTCCGCGAAACCCGGCACTCCGCTCAGCGCCGATACCTCTCCGAACCCGGTGATCGCGCGCATCCAGCGCCGCGCCGCGCGCGGCGATGCCGAAGCGCAGGTGGACCTGGGCACGCTGTACGAGGCTGGCATCGGCGTGGTGCAGGACAAGGCCGAAGCACTGCGCTGGTATGAGCGTGCCGCCGCACAGGGCAACGTGTATGGCCAGTACCTGGCCGGGCTGGCACTCGGCCGCGGCGGCGATGGCCTGCAGAAAAACGTGGATGCCGCGGCAGCGTGGTTCGCCAAGGCCCGCGCGCAGGACTTCTACATGGCCGACGAGTCGTACTGGCGCGAAGCGATCAAACCGCCGTTCTTCCAGTTCTCGGAGTAGCGCCGGGCCCGAACCGATGCTGCCTGCAGCGCCGAAGCACGCTCGGCGCTGCAGATCTCCAGCGCACGGGCGCTACACCAGCAGTCGTTCAACCAAGCGCCGGTACAGCCCCGGCAGTGCTTCCAGTTCGTCCACGCGCACGTTCTCATCCACCTGGTGGATGCTGGCATTCACCGGCCCGACTTCGATGCACTGCGCACCCAGGGGTGCGATGAAACGCGCATCGGAGGTGCCACCACCGGTGCTCTCTTCCGGCGCGCGACCGGTGTGCTCGGCCAGCACCGCGCGCGCCGTTGCGCGCAACGTCCCTTCGGGCGTGTAGAAGGGCTCGCCGCTGCGGTGCCACTTCAGCGTGTACTGCAGGCCATGACGGTCCAGCAGCGCGGTGATCTCCGCTTCCAGCTTCGGTGCATCCCAATGCGGGTTGTAGCGGATGTTGAAATCCACTTCCAGCTCACCGGGAATCACGTTGTTGGCGCCGGTACCGGCATGGATGTTGGAGATCTGCAGGCTGGTCGACGGGAAGCTCTCGTAGCCCTCGTCCCAGCGCCGTGCGCTCAGTTCGGCCAGCATCGGCGCGGCAAGATGGATGGGATTGCGCGCCTTGTCCGGATAGGCCACATGACCCTGCACACCCTGCACGCGCAGCTTGGCCGACAGGCTGCCACGCCGTCCCACACGCAGCAGGTCACCCAGCGTGGCGGTGGACGACGGCTCGCCAGTGATGCACCAGTCGATGCGCTGGCCACGCTCGGCGAACAGCCGCGCAACATGGCGCACGCCATCGATGGCATCGCCCTCTTCGTCACTGGTCAGCAGCACCGCCAGCGTGCCGGTGTGCTGCGGATGGGCCGCAACGAACTGTTCGGCAGCGATCACGAACGCCGCCACGCTGCCCTTCATGTCCGCCGTGCCACGACCGTACAGCACGCCATCGCGGATCTGCGGTACGAACGGATCGCTCTGCCACGCCTCGCGCGGGCCCGGCGGCACCACGTCGGTGTGGCCCAGCAGCACCAGCACTGGCGCGCCGCTACCATGTGTGGCCCACAGGTTGTCGACCTCGCCCAGCCGCAGGTGTTCGCAGGTGAACCCTGCAGCCTGCAGACGTTCACCGATCAGCCGCTGGCAGCCGGCATCGTCCGGGGTCACCGACGGCCGTGCAATCAGATCGCAGGCCAGGTCGAGGACGGCGCTCACGCGCCGCCCACGCCGAAGCGCGCCTTGAAGCCGTTGTCGCTGAAGCCCTGGCTGACCTTGCCATCGGCAGTCACAACGACCGGACGCTTGATCAACTGCGGGTACTCGCGCAGCAGCAGTTTCCACTCCGCGTCCGACTCGGCCGCCTTGCGGTTGTCCGGCAGCTGACGCCAGGTTGTGGAGGACCTGTTGACCATCGCGGCCAGGCCACCCAGCTGTGCGGACCATTCCAGCAGTGTTTCCGGGCTGGGCTTGGTGTCGCGGTAGTCGACGAAGGTGTACGGCACGCCGAAGCGCTCCAGCCACTTGGTCGCCTTCTTGCAGGTATCGCAGTTCTTCAGACCGTAGACGGTGGTGCTCATGCGTGCGGCTCCGTCAGTCGGCCAGGCCGCGCAGCAGGTCGTTGACGCTGGTCTTGCTGCGGGTACGGGCATCGACCTGCTTGACGATCACCGCGCAGTACAGCGAGTGGGTACCGTCCTTGCTCGGCAGCGAGCCGGACACCACCACGCTGTACGGCGGGATGTAGCCATAGCTGATTTCGCCGGTGGCGCGGTTGTAGATGCGGGTGCTCTGGCTGAGGAACACGCCCATGCCGATCACGCTGTGATGGCCGACGACCACGCCCTCCACCACTTCCGAACGCGCACCGATGAAGCAATGGTCTTCGATGATGGTCGGGCTGGCCTGCAGCGGCTCGAGCACGCCGCCGATGCCGGCGCCGCCGGACAGGTGGCAGTGCTGGCCGATCTGCGCGCAGGAACCGACGGTGGCCCAGGTATCGACCATGGTGCCTTCGCCGACGTAGGCGCCGATGTTGGTGAAGCTCGGCATCAGCACCACGTCCTTGCCGAAATACGTGCCACGACGGGCGATCGCACCCGGCACCACGCGCACGCCGCCACGGCGGAACTTCGCCTCGTCATAGCCGGCAAAGCGCGATTCGACCTTGTCCCAGAACGGTGCCGGGCGTGCATCGACCACGGCCATGTCGTTGACGCGGAAATACAGCAGCACCGCCTTCTTCAGCCATTCATTGACCTTCCAGCCACCATGGCCGTCCGGTTCGGCAACGCGGAACTCACCGCTTTCCAGACCGTCGATCACGCGGTTGACCAGCGGACGGGTCGAGCCTTCCAGTTCGTGCAGGGTCAGCGTGGCGCGGCGCTCGAAGGCGCTTTCGATGCCGAACTTCAGCTCTTCGACGCCCGGGCCGGCCGGCTTGCGCAGCGACTTGCGCGCGATGTTCTCGGCGCGCGCGACTTCGGCGGTCTTGGCCGGGGCCTTCTTCGCCGGAGCCTTCTTCACTGCAGCCTTTCTCGGTGCGGCGGCCTTCTTCGCGACCGGCGCAGCGGCAGCAGGGGTTTTCTTGGCTGCTGCGCTCTTGGCGGTCGCGGCAGTCTTCTTTGCAGGCTTGGTGGCCATCAGGCGGGGTCTCCGGCGTTTCGATCAGGGTCCAGGCAGGCCAGCATTGCGTCATGCAGCTGCTGCCGGGCGGATTCAGTCAGGGGGAGGTCGTGTTCGTCACTGATCACGAAGGTGTCTTCGGCGCGTTCGCCGAATGTGGCAATGCGCGCGTCCCGCACGCGCAGTCCCTGGTTGCGCAGCACGAATGCCACGTCGGCCAGCAGGCCGGGGCGGTCGGGTGCGACCAGGGCAAAACGGGTCGCACCGGGTTCATCGCGGAACTCGATGCGCGGGGCGAAACGGAAATGGCGCAGCTGGCGTGGCACCACCCGACGCGAGGGACGCAGCCGCGTCAAATCGCCATTGAGCGCCTCGCGCAGGGCCGCTTCCAGGTTGGCGCTGCTGCCATCGGCAAACGTATCGGCCGGGCTCACTTCAAAATTATCGAAAATCGTGTCGGCCGGACCATCCAGCACGCGCGCGCGGTGGATGCCGTAGCCCTTGCGGTCCAACGTCATCACGATCGCAGCGAACAGACCATCACGGTCCGGCGAGTGCACGAACACTTCCAATGCAGGGTCATCAACGCTGATCCGGCGAACCTTCACCAGCGTCTGGCCCTGCTTGATCGGTACCAGCGCGGCGGCCTGCCAGGCCAGCTGTTCCGGGCGCAAACGGATGAAACCTTCGTCGGGCATCACCGCGAACTGGCGATCGATGGTGGCATCGTCGTAGCCCTGCTCGCGCACCAGCGCACGCACGCTGTCGCGCGCTTCGGCCACGCGCTCGGCGGCCGGCACCGGATGCTCCAGGCCTTCGCGCAGCGCGCGCCGGGTCGCGAAGTACAGATCGGCCAGCAGCCGGTCCTTCCATGCGTTCCACAGCTTCGGGCTCGTGCCGGCAATGTCGGCGCAGGTCAGCAGATAGAGGTAATCCAGGCGGTCGCGACTGCCGACCAGGGTCGCGAAACGATGGATTACCTCCGCATCGGCGATATCCTGCTTCTGCGCGGTCACCGACATCCGCAGGTGCTGTTCGACCAGCCAGGCCACCAGTTCGGTATCCGAACCACTCAGCCCGTGCGCATGGCAGAACGCCCGTGCGTCAACCGCGCCCAGTTCGGAATGATCACCGCCACGGCCCTTGGCGATGTCGTGGAACAGGCCGGCCAGCAGCAGCAGTTCGGGCTTGCGCAGGCGCGGCCAGACTTCATGGGCGATCGAGAAACGTTCGTCGGCGCGACTGCTGGCGAACAGCCCCATGTTGCGCAGGACCATCAGCGTGTGCTGGTCGACGGTGTAGACATGGAACAGGTCGAACTGCATGCGCCCGCTGACCTGGGCGAACGCGGGAATCCACTGCCCCAGCACGCCCAGCCGCGCCATGCGCGACAGCGTGTCGACCGGGCGCTGGCCACGCAGCAGGGCCATGAACTGCTCGCGCGCGTCGGCGTCTGCCTCGTCATACGCAGGCAGCAGCGGCAGCGATTCGGCCAGCGCGCGCGCCGTCAACGAATGCAGGCCTCGGATCTGAGGATTGTTTGCCCAGCTTGCGAACAACGCGAAGACCTGGCCGATGTCCGCGTTCGGCCAGTCGGCATCGTTGGCCGCCAGATAGCCCCGGCGCAGGGCGAACCCCACGGTCAGCGGCTCGGGCTGTGCCTCGCCATCGAACTGTTCTTCGAATCGCTGCAGCAGACGATCGCTGATCCGCCGCACCACTGAAGCGGCGCGGTAGAAGCCCTGCATCATCTTCTCGACGCCCAGGCTTTCGGCGTCGTCTTCAAAGCCCAGGCGTGCAGCCAGGGTCTTCTGGTAATCGAAGCGCAGGCGCTCTTCGGGACGTCGCGCCACCAGGTGCAGGCCGAAGCGAAGTCGTGCAAGCACCGCGCGTTCGCGCTTCAGCGCAGCGGCCTCGTCAGCGCCCAGGTGGCCCAGGCCGACCAGCGCTTCCAGGTCGCGCACACCAAACGCACGCAGGGCCATCCAGCCCAGCGTATTGAGATCGCGCAGGCCGCCGGGGCCATCCTTCAGGTCCGGCTCGAGGTTGTCGGCAGTGTCACCGAAGCGCTGGTGGCGGTTGCGCAGTTCCTCGAGCTTGGCCAGGAAGAACGCACGCGGCGGCCACAGTTCGCGGTCATCCACCGCCGCACGCAGCGCACGCCGCGACGCCTCATCGGCCGTCAGCGGGCGTGCTTCGATCAACGCCGTCAGCACGGTCTGGTCGGCGGCGGCTTCACTGCACTGCGCAGCTGAACGTACGGCGTGGCTGACCGCCAGGCCGCAATCCCACAGCAGCGCGAACAGGCGCGCGAGTGACGCTTCGTGGGCCAGCTGCGCAAGCGGATCGCCGAATACCAGCAGGTCGATGTCCGAACGCGGGAACAGCTCACCACGCCCATAGCCGCCCACTGCAAACAGCGACAGGCCACTGTCGGCCGGCAGGCAACGCTGCCACGCGTGGCGGATCAGATGGTCAGCCGCGCGCGCGCGCAAGGCCAACAGGCGCTCGATGTTGTCGCCCTGGTCGAAGCGGCGGTACAGGCGCGTATCGGCCTGCTGCAGCACATCGCGCGCGGCAGCAGCCCAGTCCGGGTCGTTGAGCGACGCGGCCGGCGTGTCCAGCAGCGAACTCGCCGGCAGCATCCTCAGGAGACCTGCGACTCGCCCGGCGACAGGGTCAGCACGTCCACGCCGGTCTCGGTGACCGCGATCATATGCTCCCACTGCGCCGACAGCTTGCGGTCCTTGGTCACCACGGTCCAGCCATCGGGCAGCACCTTGTTGTAGCGGGTGCCCTCGTTGATCATCGGCTCGATGGTGAAGGTCATGCCCGGCTGCAGCACCAGGCCCTGGCCCGGACGGCCGTAATGCACCACCTGCGGTTCATCGTGGTAGACCTTGCCGATGCCGTGGCCGCAGTACTCGCGCACCACGCTGAAACGCTCGCCTTCGGCATAGCTCTGGATCGCGTGGCCGATGTCGCCCAGGGTCGCGCCTGGACGCACCGCGCGGATGCCGCGCCACATGGCTTCATAGGTCGCGTCGACCAGGCGCTTGGCCATCACCGACGGGGTGCCGACGAAGTACATGCGGCTGGTGTCGCCATGCCAGCCGTCCTTGATGACGGTTACGTCGATATTGATGATGTCGCCATCCTTGAGGACCTTCCCTTCACTGGGAATGCCGTGGCAGATGACGTTGTTGACCGAGGTGCACACGGTCTTCGGGAAGCCGCGGTAGCCGACGTTGGCCGGAATGGCGCCCTGCACGTTCACGATGTGGTCGTGGCAGATGCGGTCCAGTTCCTCGGTCGTGACACCGGGCTTGACGTGGGGGGTGACGATGTCAAGCACTTCGCTGGCCAGCCGGCCGGCGATGCGCATCATCTCGATTTCCTGCGGGGTTTTGATATTCACGCTCATGGCACCCATTATCGCCGATCCGGCCGCAATCTGAACGAACGCCACCCAACTGGCGATCCAGGCCATGCACGGATCCGGCAAGGAATGTGAAAGCGTGATGGCCCACACCCTTTCGAATCCCTGATTCTCACGCAATACAGACACTTGCGGTGCCTACGCTGGGGCCACTGTCGTCAAAGCGGCGCTGAACGTGCCGTCTTCGCCCTGTTCAACAGACCTTCGGGTCAGGGAGGTTGTCCATGCGATCCGCAGCTCGTTCCCCTTTGGCCTGGGCCCTGGCCCTGCTGCTGACCGGCCCGGCGGCCGCCGCCGACACCACCACGTTCAACGTCACCCTGGTGGTCACCAAGGCCTGCACCATCACTGCCGCCGCGGCCACCAACGTGGACTTCGGCACCGCCGCCTCCACCACCGCCACCCCGACCCTGGGCCAGGGCACGGTGACTGCCCAGTGCTCAGCCCTTACCCCATACACCATCTCGCTGAATGCCGGCGCCAATGCCGGCACGGCCAACGACGTCACCACGCGGCGGATGAAGAACACCAACGCGGCAGTGACCGCGAACAACTATGTCGGTTACCAGCTCTACCAGGACGCCGCGCATACCCTGGTCTGGGGCGCCACATCGGGCACCAACACCCAGGCCGGCATCGGCACCGGCCTTGCGGTGCCGTACATCGTCTACGGCCAGATCCTCAACCTGAGCACGGCCAACGCCGCCACCGGCAACTACCTGGACACCGTCACCGCCACGATCACCTATTGATGGAGCACGCCCGCATGGCCGGATCCCGCCCGTGGCGCGCCACCGGCGTGGCGCTGCTCGCTCTCTGCCTGCTGACGGCCGCCGACGTCTCCGCGACCAGCCTGCAGGTTGCCCCCACCAGCCTGCAGCTGGAGGCGCGCCAGCGTGCTGGCGAACTGTGGCTGACCAACAGCGGCACCTCGCCGGTGAAGCTTCAGGTACGGGTGTTCCGCTGGGTACAGCAGGACGGCAAGGAACAACTGCTGCCCACCGACGAATTGCTGGCCACGCCACCGATGCAGGAACTGGCCGCCGGCCAGCAACAGCTGGTGCGGGTGATGCGCACGGTGACCGATGCCCCGCCCGAACAGCAGTACTACCGGCTGATCGTCGATGAAGTGCCCGATCTGGCCACGCGCACCGAAGGCATGCAGTTCGTGCTGCGCTATTCCATCCCGGTATTCGTGCAGCCCGGCGCCGGCCGCCGGCTGGCACCGCAGCTGCACGCCCGCATGGTCCGGCTGGACGACGGTCGCAACGGCGTGGAAGTGGGCAATACCGGCAACAGCTACGCGCAGATCGCCGACCTCGCCCTGGGCAGCCCGGAGCGGCCGCGCATCGTCCACCCCGGCCTGCTGGGCTACGTACTGCCCGGCCAGGTCATGCGCTGGCCACTGGAGCGCACGGCGATCGACCGCGACAACGACCAGATCACGGCCAAGCTCAATGGCGAGTCGGAACAGACGTCGCTGCCGCCACCACCGGCTCGCTGAGGCGCTGATGAGCGCAGCGCTCGGTGCGGCCCTGTCCCCGGTGGCGCATGCCGCCGATGTCTCCGGGGTCTCCGCCGATGCCCTGCTGCCACCGCCGACCCCGCTCACGGCCAACCAGACGCTGTACCTGGACGTGACCCTCAACAGCACGCCGCGCGGCCTGCTGCCCTTCACCGACAACCGTGGCCGTCTGCAGGCCAGCCCCGAGATCCTGCGCCAGCTCGGCTTCAACGCCAGCGGTGATGCGCCGGTCTATCTGGACCAGATCAGCGGTGCGGTGGTGCGCTATGACGCGCACCTGCAGACCCTCGCGCTGGATGTGCCATTGGGGCAGTTGACCCTGCCCACGACCGTACTCAGTCGCCCGCAGGTCCGTGCCTCCCGCGGCAGCGCCTCGCCCGGCGTCCTGCTCAATTACGACCTGTACGGCAGCCGCGTCGACAGCCTGGGCAACCTGACCCTGAGCTCTGAGTTGCGGGTGTTCGGCGTAGGTGCCGGCACCTTCGAGAACACTGCGGTCAGCCGTCGCTACCAGACCGAAGACCACCACTGGCGCGGCGAAAGCGTACGCCTGGATACACGCTGGACCCTGGATTTCCCGGACACAGCGTTGAGCCTGGAGGTGGGTGACTTCTACAGCGGCTTTGTCGACTGGAGCCGGCCGGTACGCCTGGGCGGCCTGCAGATCGGTCGCAATTACGGACTGCAGCCCTACCGCGTGCTCACCCCGACCCCGGCCTTTCTCGGCCAGGCGGTGGTGCCCTCCACGGTCGAGCTGTACGTCGATGGCCTGCGCCAGTACAGCGGCCAGGTACCGGTTGGGCCGTTCCAGCTGGCGGCGCAACCGGGCATCAGCGGCACCGGCAGCGCGCAGGTCGTGGTCACCGACGCCTTCGGCCGCATGCAGACCCTGGATTTCAGCTTCTACGGCACTCAGCAACTGCTGGCAAAGGGCCTGTCGGACTGGTCGCTCGGCGTCGGCCAGCTGCGCGAGCACTTCGGCGAACGCTCCTTCGCTT includes the following:
- a CDS encoding tetratricopeptide repeat protein, which encodes MNPCCRRLLPLLALIALAGCATTPTRPVDDSERDALAAAADGQFDSALRVAKLYQYRNDVRALDWYARAAATTPRTHRTTSAEEQLGRILERGRLDSGDTPQKPDAVVLKPSARKAYRWYHRAAYHGSPYAMSDLETWYERRGDMEGALRWRLRRAVYLRQLYKLQPLRDATSGSAKPGTPLSADTSPNPVIARIQRRAARGDAEAQVDLGTLYEAGIGVVQDKAEALRWYERAAAQGNVYGQYLAGLALGRGGDGLQKNVDAAAAWFAKARAQDFYMADESYWREAIKPPFFQFSE
- the dapE gene encoding succinyl-diaminopimelate desuccinylase, which encodes MSAVLDLACDLIARPSVTPDDAGCQRLIGERLQAAGFTCEHLRLGEVDNLWATHGSGAPVLVLLGHTDVVPPGPREAWQSDPFVPQIRDGVLYGRGTADMKGSVAAFVIAAEQFVAAHPQHTGTLAVLLTSDEEGDAIDGVRHVARLFAERGQRIDWCITGEPSSTATLGDLLRVGRRGSLSAKLRVQGVQGHVAYPDKARNPIHLAAPMLAELSARRWDEGYESFPSTSLQISNIHAGTGANNVIPGELEVDFNIRYNPHWDAPKLEAEITALLDRHGLQYTLKWHRSGEPFYTPEGTLRATARAVLAEHTGRAPEESTGGGTSDARFIAPLGAQCIEVGPVNASIHQVDENVRVDELEALPGLYRRLVERLLV
- a CDS encoding arsenate reductase; its protein translation is MSTTVYGLKNCDTCKKATKWLERFGVPYTFVDYRDTKPSPETLLEWSAQLGGLAAMVNRSSTTWRQLPDNRKAAESDAEWKLLLREYPQLIKRPVVVTADGKVSQGFSDNGFKARFGVGGA
- the dapD gene encoding 2,3,4,5-tetrahydropyridine-2,6-dicarboxylate N-succinyltransferase; translated protein: MATKPAKKTAATAKSAAAKKTPAAAAPVAKKAAAPRKAAVKKAPAKKAPAKTAEVARAENIARKSLRKPAGPGVEELKFGIESAFERRATLTLHELEGSTRPLVNRVIDGLESGEFRVAEPDGHGGWKVNEWLKKAVLLYFRVNDMAVVDARPAPFWDKVESRFAGYDEAKFRRGGVRVVPGAIARRGTYFGKDVVLMPSFTNIGAYVGEGTMVDTWATVGSCAQIGQHCHLSGGAGIGGVLEPLQASPTIIEDHCFIGARSEVVEGVVVGHHSVIGMGVFLSQSTRIYNRATGEISYGYIPPYSVVVSGSLPSKDGTHSLYCAVIVKQVDARTRSKTSVNDLLRGLAD
- a CDS encoding [protein-PII] uridylyltransferase, translated to MLPASSLLDTPAASLNDPDWAAAARDVLQQADTRLYRRFDQGDNIERLLALRARAADHLIRHAWQRCLPADSGLSLFAVGGYGRGELFPRSDIDLLVFGDPLAQLAHEASLARLFALLWDCGLAVSHAVRSAAQCSEAAADQTVLTALIEARPLTADEASRRALRAAVDDRELWPPRAFFLAKLEELRNRHQRFGDTADNLEPDLKDGPGGLRDLNTLGWMALRAFGVRDLEALVGLGHLGADEAAALKRERAVLARLRFGLHLVARRPEERLRFDYQKTLAARLGFEDDAESLGVEKMMQGFYRAASVVRRISDRLLQRFEEQFDGEAQPEPLTVGFALRRGYLAANDADWPNADIGQVFALFASWANNPQIRGLHSLTARALAESLPLLPAYDEADADAREQFMALLRGQRPVDTLSRMARLGVLGQWIPAFAQVSGRMQFDLFHVYTVDQHTLMVLRNMGLFASSRADERFSIAHEVWPRLRKPELLLLAGLFHDIAKGRGGDHSELGAVDARAFCHAHGLSGSDTELVAWLVEQHLRMSVTAQKQDIADAEVIHRFATLVGSRDRLDYLYLLTCADIAGTSPKLWNAWKDRLLADLYFATRRALREGLEHPVPAAERVAEARDSVRALVREQGYDDATIDRQFAVMPDEGFIRLRPEQLAWQAAALVPIKQGQTLVKVRRISVDDPALEVFVHSPDRDGLFAAIVMTLDRKGYGIHRARVLDGPADTIFDNFEVSPADTFADGSSANLEAALREALNGDLTRLRPSRRVVPRQLRHFRFAPRIEFRDEPGATRFALVAPDRPGLLADVAFVLRNQGLRVRDARIATFGERAEDTFVISDEHDLPLTESARQQLHDAMLACLDPDRNAGDPA
- the map gene encoding type I methionyl aminopeptidase, with the protein product MAWIASWVAFVQIAAGSAIMGAMSVNIKTPQEIEMMRIAGRLASEVLDIVTPHVKPGVTTEELDRICHDHIVNVQGAIPANVGYRGFPKTVCTSVNNVICHGIPSEGKVLKDGDIINIDVTVIKDGWHGDTSRMYFVGTPSVMAKRLVDATYEAMWRGIRAVRPGATLGDIGHAIQSYAEGERFSVVREYCGHGIGKVYHDEPQVVHYGRPGQGLVLQPGMTFTIEPMINEGTRYNKVLPDGWTVVTKDRKLSAQWEHMIAVTETGVDVLTLSPGESQVS
- a CDS encoding spore coat U domain-containing protein is translated as MRSAARSPLAWALALLLTGPAAAADTTTFNVTLVVTKACTITAAAATNVDFGTAASTTATPTLGQGTVTAQCSALTPYTISLNAGANAGTANDVTTRRMKNTNAAVTANNYVGYQLYQDAAHTLVWGATSGTNTQAGIGTGLAVPYIVYGQILNLSTANAATGNYLDTVTATITY
- a CDS encoding molecular chaperone, which translates into the protein MEHARMAGSRPWRATGVALLALCLLTAADVSATSLQVAPTSLQLEARQRAGELWLTNSGTSPVKLQVRVFRWVQQDGKEQLLPTDELLATPPMQELAAGQQQLVRVMRTVTDAPPEQQYYRLIVDEVPDLATRTEGMQFVLRYSIPVFVQPGAGRRLAPQLHARMVRLDDGRNGVEVGNTGNSYAQIADLALGSPERPRIVHPGLLGYVLPGQVMRWPLERTAIDRDNDQITAKLNGESEQTSLPPPPAR